One region of Vigna angularis cultivar LongXiaoDou No.4 chromosome 10, ASM1680809v1, whole genome shotgun sequence genomic DNA includes:
- the LOC108334753 gene encoding uncharacterized protein LOC108334753, with protein MVNRRRFIRVAVSDDEDEASRPRRTRKRLRLFEEEEDDDNDNKNEEQPLQKKEEVPESPQPAEDATPIGKPIRFSGKGKGKRSHYESFMFNGVEYTLEDSVFFFPEEKGQKPYAAIIKDIKQGSDGNVIVTGQWFYRPEEAEKKGGGNWKLHDTRELFYSFHRDDVPAEAIMHKCVVHFAPIHKQLPKRKDHPGFIVQKVYDNVGKKLWRLDDKVYGDTKQREIDVLIHKTLQLIGELPRIEFVETTDDAHDQMKSEKV; from the exons ATGGTGAATCGTCGACGCTTTATTCGAGTTGCAGTGAGCGACGATGAAGATGAAGCATCACGTCCACGACGAACGCGGAAAAGATTGAGGCTTTTTGAGGAAGAGGAAGACGACGATAATGATAACAAGAACGAAGAACAACCACTgcagaaaaaagaagaagttcCAGAATCGCCTCAGCCTGCGGAGGATGCTACTCCTATTGGTAAACCAATTAGGTTTTCGGGAAAAGGAAAAGGCAAGAGAAGTCACTACGAGTCCTTCATGTTCAATGGCGTCGAATATACTCTT GAGGattctgtttttttctttcccGAGGAAAAAGGCCAAAAGCCATATGCTGCAATTATTAAG GACATTAAACAAGGAAGTGATGGTAATGTGATAGTGACGGGACAATGGTTTTATCGTCCTGAAGAAGCTGAGAAAAAAGGTGGCGGGAACTGGAAATTACATGATACAAGGGAGTTATTTTACAGTTTCCATCGTGATGATGTTCCTGCTGAGGCTATCATGCACAAGTGTGTGGTGCATTTTGCTCCCATACATAAACAACTTCCAAAACGTAAGGATCACCCTGGATTTATTGTACAAAAGGTATATGACAATGTGGGAAAAAAACTTTGGAGATTGGATGATAAAGTTTATGGGGATACTAAGCAGCGAGAGATTGATGTGCTTATTCATAAGACTCTACAACTTATTGGTGAACTACCTCGTATTGAGTTCGTGGAAACCACTGATGATGCGCATGACCAAATGAAAAGTGAAAAAGTTTGA
- the LOC108336014 gene encoding uncharacterized protein LOC108336014, with the protein MVNRRRLARVATSDDEDEAPRPQPTRKRMRLLEEDNDDENEEEEKEEVPEPPQPLEDAKPIGEPVRVSGKGRGRKRHYDSFEFDGIQYTLEDPVLLVPEDKGQKPYVAIIKDITQSNSGNVKVTGQWFYRPEEAEKKGGGNWQSCDTRELFYSFHRDDVPAESVMHKCVVHFVPRHKQLPKRKDHPGFIVQKVYDTVERKLWRLSDKDYEDIKQQEIDVLVQKTLERIGELLDIEPKEEAPDYDEDQIKHRRSLNRKSVSPPNASKEEEETPRSEQHPKSETPRSEQHPKSEPPVNCVTSNASEYYGILVEFNALTGDSHRDKWLERLLQRIQYTCDCNDSKERDKGLGKANSDEINGGSKHISSESLNDCQDKFQKNSKSFIWPDAAVSAIVSLEKASHDALSSDFMKYNQKLRQLAFNLQKNAVLACRLLNGELEPSKMLNMTPIELKEGLVADKKIKEKPDETQHLQMTDGRCSKCMECKVGLREIIHAGNNERYQLECVSCGHSWYASRDEVSMPVVDSSDSKRNIGTAP; encoded by the exons ATGGTGAATCGTCGACGCCTGGCTCGGGTGGCGACGAGCGATGACGAAGACGAAGCACCACGCCCACAGCCCACGCGCAAGAGGATGAGGCTTCTGGAGGAAGATAACGATGACgagaatgaagaggaagaaaaagaagaggtaCCGGAACCGCCTCAACCCTTGGAGGACGCTAAGCCTATTGGCGAGCCTGTTAGGGTTTCGGGAAAAGGAAGAGGCAGGAAAAGGCACTATGACTCCTTCGAGTTCGATGGCATCCAATATACTCTC GAGGATCCTGTTCTTCTTGTACCCGAGGACAAAGGCCAAAAGCCATATGTTGCAATTATTAAG GACATTACACAGTCTAACAGTGGCAACGTGAAAGTAACGGGACAATGGTTTTATCGCCCAGAAGAAGCTGAGAAAAAAGGTGGTGGAAACTGGCAATCGTGTGATACGAGGGAGCTATTTTATAGTTTTCATCGTGATGATGTTCCTGCGGAGTCTGTAATGCATAAGTGTGTGGTGCATTTTGTTCCCAGGCACAAACAGCTTCCAAAACGTAAGGATCACCCTGGTTTTATTGTACAGAAGGTGTATGACACTGTGGAAAGAAAGCTCTGGAGGCTGAGTGATAAGGACTATGAGGATATTAAGCAGCAGGAAATTGATGTGCTTGTTCAAAAGACTCTTGAACGTATTGGTGAGCTTCTTGACATTGAGCCTAAGGAGGAAGCCCCTGATTATGACGAGGACCAGATAAAACATAGAAGAAGCTTGAACAGAAAAAGTGTTTCACCTCCCAATGCttcaaaggaagaggaggaaacACCCAGGAGTGAACAACATCCAAAATCAGAAACACCCAGGAGTGAACAACATCCAAAATCAGAACCACCAGTGAATTGTGTAACAAGTAATGCCTCAGAGTATTATGGCATATTGGTAGAATTCAACGCTCTAACTGGAGATAGCCATCGTGACAAATGGTTGGAGAGGTTGCTTCAACGCATTCAGTACACGTGTGATTGTAATGATAGCAAAGAAAGGGACAAAGGATTGGGAAAAGCCAATTCTGATGAAATCAACGGTGGAAGCAAGCATATAAGTTCAGAATCACTAAATGACTGTCAAGATAAGTTTCAGAAG AATTCCAAGTCTTTTATCTGGCCAGATGCTGCTGTTTCAGCCATAGTTTCTCTCGAAAAGGCTTCACATGACGCTCTCTCGTCAGATTTTATGAAGTACAACCAAAAGTTGCGGCAATTAGCTTTTAATCTGCAG AAAAATGCAGTGTTAGCATGCCGTTTATTAAACGGAGAGTTGGAACCTTCAAAAATGTTAAACATGACACCCATTGAATTAAAG GAGGGTTTGGTTGCTGACAAAAAAATCAAGGAGAAACCTGACGAGACCCAACATTTGCAA ATGACAGATGGCCGCTGCTCAAAATGCATGGAATGTAAGGTGGGCTTGAGAGAGATTATCCATGCTGGAAATAATGAACGATATCAG TTGGAATGCGTTTCCTGCGGTCATTCCTGGTATGCCTCTAGAGATGAGGTGTCTATGCCTGTCGTAGATTCATCTGATTCAAAAAGAAACATAGGCACAGCGCCGTAG